ATCCTTGTGGACGAACGGCGACCGGATCACGCAGTACCGATGGATCTCCGTCGGCAACGGAATCGGCCCCTTCACCTTCGCCTGGGTCCGGGTCACGGTCTCGGCAATCTTGCGCGCCGATTCATCGACCAGCTCGTGGTCGTACGCCTTCAACCGGATTCGAATCTTTTGTCCGTCTGACATACATGCTCGTTTCTTGTCTGGTATCCGGTTGTGGCTATTTGA
The genomic region above belongs to Actinomycetota bacterium and contains:
- the rpsJ gene encoding 30S ribosomal protein S10, coding for MSDGQKIRIRLKAYDHELVDESARKIAETVTRTQAKVKGPIPLPTEIHRYCVIRSPFVHKDSQEHFEMRIHKRLLDIIEPTRKTVDSLMRLDLPAGVEVEIKL